In one window of Gopherus evgoodei ecotype Sinaloan lineage chromosome 9, rGopEvg1_v1.p, whole genome shotgun sequence DNA:
- the PPP1R7 gene encoding protein phosphatase 1 regulatory subunit 7 isoform X2 encodes MAAERGEGPLQEMMEVDRRVESEESGDDEGKKQAGCIVTDLSQQSLRDEQNGENLTGEAETPVDMESINLDPEAEDVDLNHFRIGKIEGFEVLKKVKTLCLRQNLVKCIENLEQLQTLRELDLYDNQIRKIENLEALTDLEILDISFNLLRHIEGLDRLTQLKKLFLVNNKISKIENLSNLQQLQMLELGSNRIRSNRLTKIEGLQNLVNLRELYLSHNGIEVIEGLENNNKLTMLDIASNRIKKIENVSHLTELQEFWMNDNLIESWSDLDELKGAKNLETVYLERNPLQKDPQYRRKIMLALPSVRQIDATFVRF; translated from the exons ATGGCGGCGGAGAGAGGAGAGGGGCCGCTGCAGGAGATGATGGAGG TTGACAGGCGGGTAGAGTCAGAAGAGTCAGGAGATGATGAAGGGAAGAAGCAAGCAGGTTGCATAGTAACAGACCTCAGTCAGCAGAGCCTGAGAGATGAGCAGAATGGGGAGAACTTAACAG gagaagcagagaCACCAGTTGATATGGAGTCAATTAACCTGGATCCGGAAGCTGAG GATGTTGACCTGAATCATTTCCGAATTGGAAAGATCGAGGGATTTGAAGTGCTCAAGAAAGTGAAG ACTCTATGTCTACGTCAGAATTTGGTTAAGTGCATCGAGaacctggagcagctgcagactCTCAGAGAACTGGATCTCTATGATAATCAGATTCGAAAGATTGAGAACTTAGAGGCCCTGACAGACCTTGA GATCCTGGACATCTCTTTTAACTTGCTGCGACACATTGAAGGACTGGACCGGCTCACCCAGCTTAAAAAACTCTTCTTGGTCAACAATAAAATCAGCAAAATTGAGAACCTGAGCAACTTACAGCAATTACAGATGTTAGAGCTGGGATCCAATCGAATCCGG AGCAACCGGCTGACCAAGATCGAGGGTCTGCAGAACCTGGTGAATCTGCGTGAGCTGTACCTTAGCCACAACGGCATAGAAGTCATCGAGGGACTGGAGAACAAT AACAAACTTACAATGCTGGACATTGCATCCAATAGGATCAAAAAGATTGAAAATGTCAGCCATCTAACAGAGCTGCAGGAATTCTGG ATGAATGATAATCTCATTGAGAGTTGGAGTGACCTGGATGAGCTGAAGGGAGCCAAGAATTTGGAAACTGTATATCTGGAGAGAAACCCCCTGCAGAAGGATCCTCAGTACCGGCGCAAAATCATGCTGGCTCTTCCTTCTGTCCGGCAGATTGATGCCACGTTTGTCCGATTCTGA
- the PPP1R7 gene encoding protein phosphatase 1 regulatory subunit 7 isoform X1 encodes MAAERGEGPLQEMMEVDRRVESEESGDDEGKKQAGCIVTDLSQQSLRDEQNGENLTGEAETPVDMESINLDPEAEDVDLNHFRIGKIEGFEVLKKVKTLCLRQNLVKCIENLEQLQTLRELDLYDNQIRKIENLEALTDLEILDISFNLLRHIEGLDRLTQLKKLFLVNNKISKIENLSNLQQLQMLELGSNRIRAIENIDTLTNLDSLFLGKNKITKLQNLDALTNLTVLSIQSNRLTKIEGLQNLVNLRELYLSHNGIEVIEGLENNNKLTMLDIASNRIKKIENVSHLTELQEFWMNDNLIESWSDLDELKGAKNLETVYLERNPLQKDPQYRRKIMLALPSVRQIDATFVRF; translated from the exons ATGGCGGCGGAGAGAGGAGAGGGGCCGCTGCAGGAGATGATGGAGG TTGACAGGCGGGTAGAGTCAGAAGAGTCAGGAGATGATGAAGGGAAGAAGCAAGCAGGTTGCATAGTAACAGACCTCAGTCAGCAGAGCCTGAGAGATGAGCAGAATGGGGAGAACTTAACAG gagaagcagagaCACCAGTTGATATGGAGTCAATTAACCTGGATCCGGAAGCTGAG GATGTTGACCTGAATCATTTCCGAATTGGAAAGATCGAGGGATTTGAAGTGCTCAAGAAAGTGAAG ACTCTATGTCTACGTCAGAATTTGGTTAAGTGCATCGAGaacctggagcagctgcagactCTCAGAGAACTGGATCTCTATGATAATCAGATTCGAAAGATTGAGAACTTAGAGGCCCTGACAGACCTTGA GATCCTGGACATCTCTTTTAACTTGCTGCGACACATTGAAGGACTGGACCGGCTCACCCAGCTTAAAAAACTCTTCTTGGTCAACAATAAAATCAGCAAAATTGAGAACCTGAGCAACTTACAGCAATTACAGATGTTAGAGCTGGGATCCAATCGAATCCGG GCAATTGAGAATATTGACACATTGACTAACCTGGACAGCCTATTCCTGGGAAAGAACAAAATCACCAAGCTCCagaacttggatgcactgacaAACTTGACAGTGCTCAGTATACAG AGCAACCGGCTGACCAAGATCGAGGGTCTGCAGAACCTGGTGAATCTGCGTGAGCTGTACCTTAGCCACAACGGCATAGAAGTCATCGAGGGACTGGAGAACAAT AACAAACTTACAATGCTGGACATTGCATCCAATAGGATCAAAAAGATTGAAAATGTCAGCCATCTAACAGAGCTGCAGGAATTCTGG ATGAATGATAATCTCATTGAGAGTTGGAGTGACCTGGATGAGCTGAAGGGAGCCAAGAATTTGGAAACTGTATATCTGGAGAGAAACCCCCTGCAGAAGGATCCTCAGTACCGGCGCAAAATCATGCTGGCTCTTCCTTCTGTCCGGCAGATTGATGCCACGTTTGTCCGATTCTGA
- the PPP1R7 gene encoding protein phosphatase 1 regulatory subunit 7 isoform X6 produces MESINLDPEAEDVDLNHFRIGKIEGFEVLKKVKTLCLRQNLVKCIENLEQLQTLRELDLYDNQIRKIENLEALTDLEILDISFNLLRHIEGLDRLTQLKKLFLVNNKISKIENLSNLQQLQMLELGSNRIRAIENIDTLTNLDSLFLGKNKITKLQNLDALTNLTVLSIQSNRLTKIEGLQNLVNLRELYLSHNGIEVIEGLENNNKLTMLDIASNRIKKIENVSHLTELQEFWMNDNLIESWSDLDELKGAKNLETVYLERNPLQKDPQYRRKIMLALPSVRQIDATFVRF; encoded by the exons ATGGAGTCAATTAACCTGGATCCGGAAGCTGAG GATGTTGACCTGAATCATTTCCGAATTGGAAAGATCGAGGGATTTGAAGTGCTCAAGAAAGTGAAG ACTCTATGTCTACGTCAGAATTTGGTTAAGTGCATCGAGaacctggagcagctgcagactCTCAGAGAACTGGATCTCTATGATAATCAGATTCGAAAGATTGAGAACTTAGAGGCCCTGACAGACCTTGA GATCCTGGACATCTCTTTTAACTTGCTGCGACACATTGAAGGACTGGACCGGCTCACCCAGCTTAAAAAACTCTTCTTGGTCAACAATAAAATCAGCAAAATTGAGAACCTGAGCAACTTACAGCAATTACAGATGTTAGAGCTGGGATCCAATCGAATCCGG GCAATTGAGAATATTGACACATTGACTAACCTGGACAGCCTATTCCTGGGAAAGAACAAAATCACCAAGCTCCagaacttggatgcactgacaAACTTGACAGTGCTCAGTATACAG AGCAACCGGCTGACCAAGATCGAGGGTCTGCAGAACCTGGTGAATCTGCGTGAGCTGTACCTTAGCCACAACGGCATAGAAGTCATCGAGGGACTGGAGAACAAT AACAAACTTACAATGCTGGACATTGCATCCAATAGGATCAAAAAGATTGAAAATGTCAGCCATCTAACAGAGCTGCAGGAATTCTGG ATGAATGATAATCTCATTGAGAGTTGGAGTGACCTGGATGAGCTGAAGGGAGCCAAGAATTTGGAAACTGTATATCTGGAGAGAAACCCCCTGCAGAAGGATCCTCAGTACCGGCGCAAAATCATGCTGGCTCTTCCTTCTGTCCGGCAGATTGATGCCACGTTTGTCCGATTCTGA
- the PPP1R7 gene encoding protein phosphatase 1 regulatory subunit 7 isoform X3, with the protein MAAERGEGPLQEMMEVDRRVESEESGDDEGKKQAGCIVTDLSQQSLRDEQNGENLTGEAETPVDMESINLDPEAEDVDLNHFRIGKIEGFEVLKKVKTLCLRQNLVKCIENLEQLQTLRELDLYDNQIRKIENLEALTDLEILDISFNLLRHIEGLDRLTQLKKLFLVNNKISKIENLSNLQQLQMLELGSNRIRAIENIDTLTNLDSLFLGKNKITKLQNLDALTNLTVLSIQSNRLTKIEGLQNLVNLRELYLSHNGIEVIEGLENNNKLTMLDIASNRIKKIENVSHLTELQEFWPLDGGFGCRTGK; encoded by the exons ATGGCGGCGGAGAGAGGAGAGGGGCCGCTGCAGGAGATGATGGAGG TTGACAGGCGGGTAGAGTCAGAAGAGTCAGGAGATGATGAAGGGAAGAAGCAAGCAGGTTGCATAGTAACAGACCTCAGTCAGCAGAGCCTGAGAGATGAGCAGAATGGGGAGAACTTAACAG gagaagcagagaCACCAGTTGATATGGAGTCAATTAACCTGGATCCGGAAGCTGAG GATGTTGACCTGAATCATTTCCGAATTGGAAAGATCGAGGGATTTGAAGTGCTCAAGAAAGTGAAG ACTCTATGTCTACGTCAGAATTTGGTTAAGTGCATCGAGaacctggagcagctgcagactCTCAGAGAACTGGATCTCTATGATAATCAGATTCGAAAGATTGAGAACTTAGAGGCCCTGACAGACCTTGA GATCCTGGACATCTCTTTTAACTTGCTGCGACACATTGAAGGACTGGACCGGCTCACCCAGCTTAAAAAACTCTTCTTGGTCAACAATAAAATCAGCAAAATTGAGAACCTGAGCAACTTACAGCAATTACAGATGTTAGAGCTGGGATCCAATCGAATCCGG GCAATTGAGAATATTGACACATTGACTAACCTGGACAGCCTATTCCTGGGAAAGAACAAAATCACCAAGCTCCagaacttggatgcactgacaAACTTGACAGTGCTCAGTATACAG AGCAACCGGCTGACCAAGATCGAGGGTCTGCAGAACCTGGTGAATCTGCGTGAGCTGTACCTTAGCCACAACGGCATAGAAGTCATCGAGGGACTGGAGAACAAT AACAAACTTACAATGCTGGACATTGCATCCAATAGGATCAAAAAGATTGAAAATGTCAGCCATCTAACAGAGCTGCAGGAATTCTGG CCCTTGGACGGAGGCTTTGGCTGCAGGACTGGGAAGTAG
- the PPP1R7 gene encoding protein phosphatase 1 regulatory subunit 7 isoform X5 has product MAAERGEGPLQEMMEVDRRVESEESGDDEGKKQAGCIVTDLSQQSLRDEQNGENLTGEAETPVDMESINLDPEAEDVDLNHFRIGKIEGFEVLKKVKTLCLRQNLVKCIENLEQLQTLRELDLYDNQIRKIENLEALTDLEILDISFNLLRHIEGLDRLTQLKKLFLVNNKISKIENLSNLQQLQMLELGSNRIRAIENIDTLTNLDSLFLGKNKITKLQNLDALTNLTVLSIQSNRLTKIEGLQNLVNLRELYLSHNGIEVIEGLENNNKLTMLDIASNRIKKIENVSHLTELQEFW; this is encoded by the exons ATGGCGGCGGAGAGAGGAGAGGGGCCGCTGCAGGAGATGATGGAGG TTGACAGGCGGGTAGAGTCAGAAGAGTCAGGAGATGATGAAGGGAAGAAGCAAGCAGGTTGCATAGTAACAGACCTCAGTCAGCAGAGCCTGAGAGATGAGCAGAATGGGGAGAACTTAACAG gagaagcagagaCACCAGTTGATATGGAGTCAATTAACCTGGATCCGGAAGCTGAG GATGTTGACCTGAATCATTTCCGAATTGGAAAGATCGAGGGATTTGAAGTGCTCAAGAAAGTGAAG ACTCTATGTCTACGTCAGAATTTGGTTAAGTGCATCGAGaacctggagcagctgcagactCTCAGAGAACTGGATCTCTATGATAATCAGATTCGAAAGATTGAGAACTTAGAGGCCCTGACAGACCTTGA GATCCTGGACATCTCTTTTAACTTGCTGCGACACATTGAAGGACTGGACCGGCTCACCCAGCTTAAAAAACTCTTCTTGGTCAACAATAAAATCAGCAAAATTGAGAACCTGAGCAACTTACAGCAATTACAGATGTTAGAGCTGGGATCCAATCGAATCCGG GCAATTGAGAATATTGACACATTGACTAACCTGGACAGCCTATTCCTGGGAAAGAACAAAATCACCAAGCTCCagaacttggatgcactgacaAACTTGACAGTGCTCAGTATACAG AGCAACCGGCTGACCAAGATCGAGGGTCTGCAGAACCTGGTGAATCTGCGTGAGCTGTACCTTAGCCACAACGGCATAGAAGTCATCGAGGGACTGGAGAACAAT AACAAACTTACAATGCTGGACATTGCATCCAATAGGATCAAAAAGATTGAAAATGTCAGCCATCTAACAGAGCTGCAGGAATTCTGG
- the PPP1R7 gene encoding protein phosphatase 1 regulatory subunit 7 isoform X4, with the protein MAAERGEGPLQEMMEVDRRVESEESGDDEGKKQAGCIVTDLSQQSLRDEQNGENLTGEAETPVDMESINLDPEAEDVDLNHFRIGKIEGFEVLKKVKTLCLRQNLVKCIENLEQLQTLRELDLYDNQIRKIENLEALTDLEILDISFNLLRHIEGLDRLTQLKKLFLVNNKISKIENLSNLQQLQMLELGSNRIRAIENIDTLTNLDSLFLGKNKITKLQNLDALTNLTVLSIQSNRLTKIEGLQNLVNLRELYLSHNGIEVIEGLENNNKLTMLDIASNRIKKIENVSHLTELQEFWQKVLVA; encoded by the exons ATGGCGGCGGAGAGAGGAGAGGGGCCGCTGCAGGAGATGATGGAGG TTGACAGGCGGGTAGAGTCAGAAGAGTCAGGAGATGATGAAGGGAAGAAGCAAGCAGGTTGCATAGTAACAGACCTCAGTCAGCAGAGCCTGAGAGATGAGCAGAATGGGGAGAACTTAACAG gagaagcagagaCACCAGTTGATATGGAGTCAATTAACCTGGATCCGGAAGCTGAG GATGTTGACCTGAATCATTTCCGAATTGGAAAGATCGAGGGATTTGAAGTGCTCAAGAAAGTGAAG ACTCTATGTCTACGTCAGAATTTGGTTAAGTGCATCGAGaacctggagcagctgcagactCTCAGAGAACTGGATCTCTATGATAATCAGATTCGAAAGATTGAGAACTTAGAGGCCCTGACAGACCTTGA GATCCTGGACATCTCTTTTAACTTGCTGCGACACATTGAAGGACTGGACCGGCTCACCCAGCTTAAAAAACTCTTCTTGGTCAACAATAAAATCAGCAAAATTGAGAACCTGAGCAACTTACAGCAATTACAGATGTTAGAGCTGGGATCCAATCGAATCCGG GCAATTGAGAATATTGACACATTGACTAACCTGGACAGCCTATTCCTGGGAAAGAACAAAATCACCAAGCTCCagaacttggatgcactgacaAACTTGACAGTGCTCAGTATACAG AGCAACCGGCTGACCAAGATCGAGGGTCTGCAGAACCTGGTGAATCTGCGTGAGCTGTACCTTAGCCACAACGGCATAGAAGTCATCGAGGGACTGGAGAACAAT AACAAACTTACAATGCTGGACATTGCATCCAATAGGATCAAAAAGATTGAAAATGTCAGCCATCTAACAGAGCTGCAGGAATTCTGG